From a region of the Drosophila virilis strain 15010-1051.87 chromosome 3, Dvir_AGI_RSII-ME, whole genome shotgun sequence genome:
- the PGRP-LC gene encoding peptidoglycan-recognition protein LC isoform X6 yields MSRNALNYCLLCRGLVKRDLIICEAACGRVCHAHCSGLSQQQLQIIQIYPNIVWRCDSCLKQTQNNQQLSERLEQCVKQHEKRLQILEQSLARRAKLNESCKEPVICPFLSHTIGRKAVVITSAFAILTLVLIVILATTTNLFGKTLNKSKLGDGDDSRQNIPINSTIDQDNIGGGLVLRFVPRAAWLAQPPQKQLPDLALPVPMVILLPTNSENCSTQAQCVFRVRFLQTFDIESQQKDDISFNFLIGGDGNVYVGRGWDVVGAHMHGYNTRSLSLAYIGSFRHQRPSSKQLSVTHLLLERGVELGKISSNYKLVAASTLEPTITEYNAELLYQSFANWTHWTTAA; encoded by the exons ATGTCGAGGAACGCGTTGAATTACTGTCTTTTGTGTCGCGGGCTAGTCAAGCGTGATCTAATCATTTGCGAAGCTGCATGTGGGCGTGTCTGTCACGCCCATTGCAGTGGTTtaagccagcagcagctgcagattATCCAAATTTATCCCAATATCGTCTGGCGTTGTGATAGCTGCCTTAAACAAACCCAAAACAATCAACAGCTAAGTGAAAGGCTGGAACAGTGCGTCAAGCAGCATGAGAAACGTTTGCAAATATTAGAACAGAGCTTAGCGAGGC gtGCCAAATTAAATGAGTCCTGCAAGGAGCCTGTGATTTGCCCGTTTCTGTCACATACAATCGGCCGCAAAGCCGTTGTTATAACATCAGCCTTTGCGATTTTAACGTTAGTCTTGATCGTTATACTGGCAACCACCACAAATCTCTTTGGCAAGACGTTAAATAAAAGTAAGCTTGGTGATGGCGACGATTCCAGACAAAATATTCCAATCAATTCAACAATAG ATCAGGACAATATTGGTGGTGGCTTGGTCTTGAGATTTGTGCCGCGTGCTGCCTGGCTGGCCCAGCCACCACAGAAACAACTACCCGACCTGGCTCTGCCTGTGCCCATGGTCATATTATTGCCCACAAACTCAGAGAACTGCAGCACCCAGGCGCAGTGCGTGTTCCGCGTACGCTTCCTCCAGACCTTCGACATTGAATCGCAGCAGAAGGATGACATAAGCTTCAATTTTCTCATTGGCGGCGATGGCAATGTCTATGTGGGCCGAGGCTGGGATGTGGTCGGCGCCCACATGCACGGCTACAATACGCGCAGCCTGAGCCTCGCCTACATTGGCTCCTTTCGGCATCAGCGCCCATCATCGAAGCAGCTCAGCGTCACCCATTTGCTGCTCGAGCGCGGCGTCGAGCTGGGCAAAATATCGTCAAACTATAAGCTGGTAGCTGCCAGCACATTGGAGCCAACAATTACTGAATACAACGCGGAGCTGTTGTATCAAAGCTTCGCCAATTGGACACACTGGACAACGGCAGCCTAA
- the PGRP-LC gene encoding peptidoglycan-recognition protein LC isoform X1, with protein MYCDNGTELGTSTNLNTHSINRSSGKNCSTSSTDSGVGLVDNAVTIKAGSTTKDNNSTTSRKCEETKEKSEPQAVAEANPQRISIEVEATVNLNKPTANRSKKSSPAVSIRSTTISIVSIDENAIDSSCIDSDSEAEADESCTVQKLGQQVTYPPHSAELTQLNKGLTVISRQVVPSTGEVPSPPTAPDIVAKQLLNGNLNLATPATPSSPQQIGSIALTNTTDVTFGDKHYYEGPVTIQQILIDSREKWKTLDGESGGQDNPGFNPQSTSNGNASGAKLNESCKEPVICPFLSHTIGRKAVVITSAFAILTLVLIVILATTTNLFGKTLNKSKLGDGDDSRQNIPINSTIDQDNIGGGLVLRFVPRAAWLAQPPQKQLPDLALPVPMVILLPTNSENCSTQAQCVFRVRFLQTFDIESQQKDDISFNFLIGGDGNVYVGRGWDVVGAHMHGYNTRSLSLAYIGSFRHQRPSSKQLSVTHLLLERGVELGKISSNYKLVAASTLEPTITEYNAELLYQSFANWTHWTTAA; from the exons ATGTATTGCGACAATGGAACGGAGTTAGGCACGAgcacaaatttaaatacacacaGCATAAACCGAAGCAGCGGCAAGAATTGCAGCACATCCTCAACAGATTCGGGCGTCGGTTTGGTTGATAATGCAGTTACAATCAAGGCGGGGTCAACGACCAAAGATAACAATAGCACGACAAGCAGAAAATGTGAGGAAACAAAGGAGAAGTCCGAGCCGCAGGCGGTGGCGGAAGCAAATCCCCAACGTATCAGCATTGAGGTTGAGGCAACAGTAAACCTCAACAAGCCAACAGCCAATCGGTCGAAGAAATCATCACCCGCAGTCTCAATACGCAGTACGACGATCTCCATCGTGTCTATCGATGAAAATGCCATCGATTCCAGCTGCATTGACAGCGACTCCGAGGCGGAAGCAGACGAGAGCTGCACGGTGCAAAAACTGGGCCAACAGGTCACCTACCCGCCACACAGTGCCgagctgacgcagctcaacaAAGGACTAACGGTGATTAGTCGACAGGTGGTGCCCAGCACTGGTGAGGTGCCATCGCCGCCCACAGCACCCGATATCGTGGCCAAGCAGCTGCTCAATGGcaatctaaatctggcaacgccagcAACCCCATCCTCGCCGCAGCAAATCGGCAGCATTGCGTTGACCAACACTACAGACGTTACTTTTGGTGATAAACACTACTACGAGGGACCTGTCACGATACAACAGATCCTGATCGATAGTCGCGAAAAGTGGAAAACGCTCGATGGTGAATCGGGTGGTCAGGATAATCCCGGTTTTAATCCACAGTCAACGTCAAATGGCAACGCTTCAG gtGCCAAATTAAATGAGTCCTGCAAGGAGCCTGTGATTTGCCCGTTTCTGTCACATACAATCGGCCGCAAAGCCGTTGTTATAACATCAGCCTTTGCGATTTTAACGTTAGTCTTGATCGTTATACTGGCAACCACCACAAATCTCTTTGGCAAGACGTTAAATAAAAGTAAGCTTGGTGATGGCGACGATTCCAGACAAAATATTCCAATCAATTCAACAATAG ATCAGGACAATATTGGTGGTGGCTTGGTCTTGAGATTTGTGCCGCGTGCTGCCTGGCTGGCCCAGCCACCACAGAAACAACTACCCGACCTGGCTCTGCCTGTGCCCATGGTCATATTATTGCCCACAAACTCAGAGAACTGCAGCACCCAGGCGCAGTGCGTGTTCCGCGTACGCTTCCTCCAGACCTTCGACATTGAATCGCAGCAGAAGGATGACATAAGCTTCAATTTTCTCATTGGCGGCGATGGCAATGTCTATGTGGGCCGAGGCTGGGATGTGGTCGGCGCCCACATGCACGGCTACAATACGCGCAGCCTGAGCCTCGCCTACATTGGCTCCTTTCGGCATCAGCGCCCATCATCGAAGCAGCTCAGCGTCACCCATTTGCTGCTCGAGCGCGGCGTCGAGCTGGGCAAAATATCGTCAAACTATAAGCTGGTAGCTGCCAGCACATTGGAGCCAACAATTACTGAATACAACGCGGAGCTGTTGTATCAAAGCTTCGCCAATTGGACACACTGGACAACGGCAGCCTAA
- the PGRP-LC gene encoding peptidoglycan-recognition protein LC isoform X3, with the protein MYCDNGTELGTSTNLNTHSINRSSGKNCSTSSTDSGVGLVDNAVTIKAGSTTKDNNSTTSRKCEETKEKSEPQAVAEANPQRISIEVEATVNLNKPTANRSKKSSPAVSIRSTTISIVSIDENAIDSSCIDSDSEAEADESCTVQKLGQQVTYPPHSAELTQLNKGLTVISRQVVPSTGEVPSPPTAPDIVAKQLLNGNLNLATPATPSSPQQIGSIALTNTTDVTFGDKHYYEGPVTIQQILIDSREKWKTLDGESGGQDNPGFNPQSTSNGNASGAKLNESCKEPVICPFLSHTIGRKAVVITSAFAILTLVLIVILATTTNLFGKTLNKNQDNIGGGLVLRFVPRAAWLAQPPQKQLPDLALPVPMVILLPTNSENCSTQAQCVFRVRFLQTFDIESQQKDDISFNFLIGGDGNVYVGRGWDVVGAHMHGYNTRSLSLAYIGSFRHQRPSSKQLSVTHLLLERGVELGKISSNYKLVAASTLEPTITEYNAELLYQSFANWTHWTTAA; encoded by the exons ATGTATTGCGACAATGGAACGGAGTTAGGCACGAgcacaaatttaaatacacacaGCATAAACCGAAGCAGCGGCAAGAATTGCAGCACATCCTCAACAGATTCGGGCGTCGGTTTGGTTGATAATGCAGTTACAATCAAGGCGGGGTCAACGACCAAAGATAACAATAGCACGACAAGCAGAAAATGTGAGGAAACAAAGGAGAAGTCCGAGCCGCAGGCGGTGGCGGAAGCAAATCCCCAACGTATCAGCATTGAGGTTGAGGCAACAGTAAACCTCAACAAGCCAACAGCCAATCGGTCGAAGAAATCATCACCCGCAGTCTCAATACGCAGTACGACGATCTCCATCGTGTCTATCGATGAAAATGCCATCGATTCCAGCTGCATTGACAGCGACTCCGAGGCGGAAGCAGACGAGAGCTGCACGGTGCAAAAACTGGGCCAACAGGTCACCTACCCGCCACACAGTGCCgagctgacgcagctcaacaAAGGACTAACGGTGATTAGTCGACAGGTGGTGCCCAGCACTGGTGAGGTGCCATCGCCGCCCACAGCACCCGATATCGTGGCCAAGCAGCTGCTCAATGGcaatctaaatctggcaacgccagcAACCCCATCCTCGCCGCAGCAAATCGGCAGCATTGCGTTGACCAACACTACAGACGTTACTTTTGGTGATAAACACTACTACGAGGGACCTGTCACGATACAACAGATCCTGATCGATAGTCGCGAAAAGTGGAAAACGCTCGATGGTGAATCGGGTGGTCAGGATAATCCCGGTTTTAATCCACAGTCAACGTCAAATGGCAACGCTTCAG gtGCCAAATTAAATGAGTCCTGCAAGGAGCCTGTGATTTGCCCGTTTCTGTCACATACAATCGGCCGCAAAGCCGTTGTTATAACATCAGCCTTTGCGATTTTAACGTTAGTCTTGATCGTTATACTGGCAACCACCACAAATCTCTTTGGCAAGACGTTAAATAAAA ATCAGGACAATATTGGTGGTGGCTTGGTCTTGAGATTTGTGCCGCGTGCTGCCTGGCTGGCCCAGCCACCACAGAAACAACTACCCGACCTGGCTCTGCCTGTGCCCATGGTCATATTATTGCCCACAAACTCAGAGAACTGCAGCACCCAGGCGCAGTGCGTGTTCCGCGTACGCTTCCTCCAGACCTTCGACATTGAATCGCAGCAGAAGGATGACATAAGCTTCAATTTTCTCATTGGCGGCGATGGCAATGTCTATGTGGGCCGAGGCTGGGATGTGGTCGGCGCCCACATGCACGGCTACAATACGCGCAGCCTGAGCCTCGCCTACATTGGCTCCTTTCGGCATCAGCGCCCATCATCGAAGCAGCTCAGCGTCACCCATTTGCTGCTCGAGCGCGGCGTCGAGCTGGGCAAAATATCGTCAAACTATAAGCTGGTAGCTGCCAGCACATTGGAGCCAACAATTACTGAATACAACGCGGAGCTGTTGTATCAAAGCTTCGCCAATTGGACACACTGGACAACGGCAGCCTAA
- the PGRP-LC gene encoding peptidoglycan-recognition protein LC isoform X4 — translation MYCDNGTELGTSTNLNTHSINRSSGKNCSTSSTDSGVGLVDNAVTIKAGSTTKDNNSTTSRKCEETKEKSEPQAVAEANPQRISIEVEATVNLNKPTANRSKKSSPAVSIRSTTISIVSIDENAIDSSCIDSDSEAEADESCTVQKLGQQVTYPPHSAELTQLNKGLTVISRQVVPSTGEVPSPPTAPDIVAKQLLNGNLNLATPATPSSPQQIGSIALTNTTDVTFGDKHYYEGPVTIQQILIDSREKWKTLDGESGGQDNPGFNPQSTSNGNASGAKLNESCKEPVICPFLSHTIGRKAVVITSAFAILTLVLIVILATTTNLFGKTLNKTIDGSELVLVSIDEWDGRMSRPTLEPLKLPVDRVIIAHTVTEGCDTLDVCSYRVRVMQAYHMDILDWEQVGYNFMVGGDGRVYVGRGWDYIGAHTIKYNRSSIGIAFIGSFDKINATELQLRACQLLLAEGVRLKKLTPDYKIYGHRQLLATQSPGDKLYNIIKTWTHFAKTT, via the exons ATGTATTGCGACAATGGAACGGAGTTAGGCACGAgcacaaatttaaatacacacaGCATAAACCGAAGCAGCGGCAAGAATTGCAGCACATCCTCAACAGATTCGGGCGTCGGTTTGGTTGATAATGCAGTTACAATCAAGGCGGGGTCAACGACCAAAGATAACAATAGCACGACAAGCAGAAAATGTGAGGAAACAAAGGAGAAGTCCGAGCCGCAGGCGGTGGCGGAAGCAAATCCCCAACGTATCAGCATTGAGGTTGAGGCAACAGTAAACCTCAACAAGCCAACAGCCAATCGGTCGAAGAAATCATCACCCGCAGTCTCAATACGCAGTACGACGATCTCCATCGTGTCTATCGATGAAAATGCCATCGATTCCAGCTGCATTGACAGCGACTCCGAGGCGGAAGCAGACGAGAGCTGCACGGTGCAAAAACTGGGCCAACAGGTCACCTACCCGCCACACAGTGCCgagctgacgcagctcaacaAAGGACTAACGGTGATTAGTCGACAGGTGGTGCCCAGCACTGGTGAGGTGCCATCGCCGCCCACAGCACCCGATATCGTGGCCAAGCAGCTGCTCAATGGcaatctaaatctggcaacgccagcAACCCCATCCTCGCCGCAGCAAATCGGCAGCATTGCGTTGACCAACACTACAGACGTTACTTTTGGTGATAAACACTACTACGAGGGACCTGTCACGATACAACAGATCCTGATCGATAGTCGCGAAAAGTGGAAAACGCTCGATGGTGAATCGGGTGGTCAGGATAATCCCGGTTTTAATCCACAGTCAACGTCAAATGGCAACGCTTCAG gtGCCAAATTAAATGAGTCCTGCAAGGAGCCTGTGATTTGCCCGTTTCTGTCACATACAATCGGCCGCAAAGCCGTTGTTATAACATCAGCCTTTGCGATTTTAACGTTAGTCTTGATCGTTATACTGGCAACCACCACAAATCTCTTTGGCAAGACGTTAAATAAAA CTATCGATGGCAGCGAACTAGTGTTGGTCAGCATTGATGAGTGGGATGGTAGAATGTCGCGTCCGACTCTCGAACCCCTAAAACTGCCCGTGGATCGTGTTATTATAGCACACACCGTAACTGAGGGCTGTGATACGCTG GATGTGTGCTCTTATCGCGTACGAGTCATGCAAGCGTATCACATGGACATATTGGACTGGGAGCAGGTCGGCTACAATTTCATGGTGGGTGGCGATGGACGCGTCTATGTGGGTCGCGGCTGGGATTACATTGGAGCGCACACCATCAAATACAACAGGAGCAGCATTGGCATAGCCTTCATTGGAAGCTTCGATAAGATAAATGCAacggagctgcagctgcgggcCTGCCAGTTGCTCCTTGCGGAGGGAGTGCGCCTCAAGAAACTTACGCCGGATTATAAGATCTACGGACATAGGCAGCTGCTGGCCACACAAAGTCCTGGCGACAAGCTTTACAATATTATCAAGACCTGGACACACTTTGCAAAGACAACTTAG
- the PGRP-LC gene encoding peptidoglycan-recognition protein LC isoform X5, giving the protein MYCDNGTELGTSTNLNTHSINRSSGKNCSTSSTDSGVGLVDNAVTIKAGSTTKDNNSTTSRKCEETKEKSEPQAVAEANPQRISIEVEATVNLNKPTANRSKKSSPAVSIRSTTISIVSIDENAIDSSCIDSDSEAEADESCTVQKLGQQVTYPPHSAELTQLNKGLTVISRQVVPSTGEVPSPPTAPDIVAKQLLNGNLNLATPATPSSPQQIGSIALTNTTDVTFGDKHYYEGPVTIQQILIDSREKWKTLDGESGGQDNPGFNPQSTSNGNASGAKLNESCKEPVICPFLSHTIGRKAVVITSAFAILTLVLIVILATTTNLFGKTLNKTTLEMLSVEQWGGRQPRKALTNLTLPVHRVIISHTAAEGCESRDVCEARVRVVQNFHMDGWNWDHIGYNFLVGGDGMVYEGRGWDSQGAHTLGYNSDSIGISFIGTFIKIHPTDEQLQACKLLLEEGVRLKKLVPDYKLYGHRQLSATESPGEILYSIIQTWPHWTKKIPTT; this is encoded by the exons ATGTATTGCGACAATGGAACGGAGTTAGGCACGAgcacaaatttaaatacacacaGCATAAACCGAAGCAGCGGCAAGAATTGCAGCACATCCTCAACAGATTCGGGCGTCGGTTTGGTTGATAATGCAGTTACAATCAAGGCGGGGTCAACGACCAAAGATAACAATAGCACGACAAGCAGAAAATGTGAGGAAACAAAGGAGAAGTCCGAGCCGCAGGCGGTGGCGGAAGCAAATCCCCAACGTATCAGCATTGAGGTTGAGGCAACAGTAAACCTCAACAAGCCAACAGCCAATCGGTCGAAGAAATCATCACCCGCAGTCTCAATACGCAGTACGACGATCTCCATCGTGTCTATCGATGAAAATGCCATCGATTCCAGCTGCATTGACAGCGACTCCGAGGCGGAAGCAGACGAGAGCTGCACGGTGCAAAAACTGGGCCAACAGGTCACCTACCCGCCACACAGTGCCgagctgacgcagctcaacaAAGGACTAACGGTGATTAGTCGACAGGTGGTGCCCAGCACTGGTGAGGTGCCATCGCCGCCCACAGCACCCGATATCGTGGCCAAGCAGCTGCTCAATGGcaatctaaatctggcaacgccagcAACCCCATCCTCGCCGCAGCAAATCGGCAGCATTGCGTTGACCAACACTACAGACGTTACTTTTGGTGATAAACACTACTACGAGGGACCTGTCACGATACAACAGATCCTGATCGATAGTCGCGAAAAGTGGAAAACGCTCGATGGTGAATCGGGTGGTCAGGATAATCCCGGTTTTAATCCACAGTCAACGTCAAATGGCAACGCTTCAG gtGCCAAATTAAATGAGTCCTGCAAGGAGCCTGTGATTTGCCCGTTTCTGTCACATACAATCGGCCGCAAAGCCGTTGTTATAACATCAGCCTTTGCGATTTTAACGTTAGTCTTGATCGTTATACTGGCAACCACCACAAATCTCTTTGGCAAGACGTTAAATAAAA CTACTCTGGAGATGCTTAGTGTTGAGCAATGGGGTGGACGGCAGCCGAGAAAAGCGCTCACAAACCTTACGTTGCCCGTACATCGTGTCATCATATCGCATACCGCCGCCGAGGGTTGTGAGTCCCGG GATGTGTGTGAGGCTCGCGTGCGTGTTGTACAAAACTTCCACATGGACGGATGGAATTGGGATCATATTGGCTACAATTTTCTCGTTGGGGGCGATGGAATGGTCTACGAGGGCCGTGGCTGGGATTCTCAGGGAGCACACACGCTGGGCTATAATAGCGACAGCATTGGCATCTCCTTTATTGGCACTTTCATCAAGATTCACCCGACGGACGAACAGCTTCAGGCGTGTAAGCTGCTACTTGAGGAGGGTGTGCGCCTGAAAAAGCTGGTGCCCGATTACAAGCTCTACGGGCATCGGCAACTGAGCGCCACCGAGAGTCCCGGTGAAATTCTATATAGTATCATACAGACTTGGCCGCAttggacaaaaaaaatacccaCAACATAG
- the PGRP-LC gene encoding peptidoglycan-recognition protein LC isoform X2 has translation MYCDNGTELGTSTNLNTHSINRSSGKNCSTSSTDSGVGLVDNAVTIKAGSTTKDNNSTTSRKCEETKEKSEPQAVAEANPQRISIEVEATVNLNKPTANRSKKSSPAVSIRSTTISIVSIDENAIDSSCIDSDSEAEADESCTVQKLGQQVTYPPHSAELTQLNKGLTVISRQVVPSTGEVPSPPTAPDIVAKQLLNGNLNLATPATPSSPQQIGSIALTNTTDVTFGDKHYYEGPVTIQQILIDSREKWKTLDGESGGQDNPGFNPQSTSNGNASGAKLNESCKEPVICPFLSHTIGRKAVVITSAFAILTLVLIVILATTTNLFGKTLNKSKLGDGDDSRQNIPINSTIAIDGSELVLVSIDEWDGRMSRPTLEPLKLPVDRVIIAHTVTEGCDTLDVCSYRVRVMQAYHMDILDWEQVGYNFMVGGDGRVYVGRGWDYIGAHTIKYNRSSIGIAFIGSFDKINATELQLRACQLLLAEGVRLKKLTPDYKIYGHRQLLATQSPGDKLYNIIKTWTHFAKTT, from the exons ATGTATTGCGACAATGGAACGGAGTTAGGCACGAgcacaaatttaaatacacacaGCATAAACCGAAGCAGCGGCAAGAATTGCAGCACATCCTCAACAGATTCGGGCGTCGGTTTGGTTGATAATGCAGTTACAATCAAGGCGGGGTCAACGACCAAAGATAACAATAGCACGACAAGCAGAAAATGTGAGGAAACAAAGGAGAAGTCCGAGCCGCAGGCGGTGGCGGAAGCAAATCCCCAACGTATCAGCATTGAGGTTGAGGCAACAGTAAACCTCAACAAGCCAACAGCCAATCGGTCGAAGAAATCATCACCCGCAGTCTCAATACGCAGTACGACGATCTCCATCGTGTCTATCGATGAAAATGCCATCGATTCCAGCTGCATTGACAGCGACTCCGAGGCGGAAGCAGACGAGAGCTGCACGGTGCAAAAACTGGGCCAACAGGTCACCTACCCGCCACACAGTGCCgagctgacgcagctcaacaAAGGACTAACGGTGATTAGTCGACAGGTGGTGCCCAGCACTGGTGAGGTGCCATCGCCGCCCACAGCACCCGATATCGTGGCCAAGCAGCTGCTCAATGGcaatctaaatctggcaacgccagcAACCCCATCCTCGCCGCAGCAAATCGGCAGCATTGCGTTGACCAACACTACAGACGTTACTTTTGGTGATAAACACTACTACGAGGGACCTGTCACGATACAACAGATCCTGATCGATAGTCGCGAAAAGTGGAAAACGCTCGATGGTGAATCGGGTGGTCAGGATAATCCCGGTTTTAATCCACAGTCAACGTCAAATGGCAACGCTTCAG gtGCCAAATTAAATGAGTCCTGCAAGGAGCCTGTGATTTGCCCGTTTCTGTCACATACAATCGGCCGCAAAGCCGTTGTTATAACATCAGCCTTTGCGATTTTAACGTTAGTCTTGATCGTTATACTGGCAACCACCACAAATCTCTTTGGCAAGACGTTAAATAAAAGTAAGCTTGGTGATGGCGACGATTCCAGACAAAATATTCCAATCAATTCAACAATAG CTATCGATGGCAGCGAACTAGTGTTGGTCAGCATTGATGAGTGGGATGGTAGAATGTCGCGTCCGACTCTCGAACCCCTAAAACTGCCCGTGGATCGTGTTATTATAGCACACACCGTAACTGAGGGCTGTGATACGCTG GATGTGTGCTCTTATCGCGTACGAGTCATGCAAGCGTATCACATGGACATATTGGACTGGGAGCAGGTCGGCTACAATTTCATGGTGGGTGGCGATGGACGCGTCTATGTGGGTCGCGGCTGGGATTACATTGGAGCGCACACCATCAAATACAACAGGAGCAGCATTGGCATAGCCTTCATTGGAAGCTTCGATAAGATAAATGCAacggagctgcagctgcgggcCTGCCAGTTGCTCCTTGCGGAGGGAGTGCGCCTCAAGAAACTTACGCCGGATTATAAGATCTACGGACATAGGCAGCTGCTGGCCACACAAAGTCCTGGCGACAAGCTTTACAATATTATCAAGACCTGGACACACTTTGCAAAGACAACTTAG
- the PGRP-LC gene encoding peptidoglycan-recognition protein SC2 isoform X7, whose translation MSRNALNYCLLCRGLVKRDLIICEAACGRVCHAHCSGLSQQQLQIIQIYPNIVWRCDSCLKQTQNNQQLSERLEQCVKQHEKRLQILEQSLARRAKLNESCKEPVICPFLSHTIGRKAVVITSAFAILTLVLIVILATTTNLFGKTLNKTTLEMLSVEQWGGRQPRKALTNLTLPVHRVIISHTAAEGCESRDVCEARVRVVQNFHMDGWNWDHIGYNFLVGGDGMVYEGRGWDSQGAHTLGYNSDSIGISFIGTFIKIHPTDEQLQACKLLLEEGVRLKKLVPDYKLYGHRQLSATESPGEILYSIIQTWPHWTKKIPTT comes from the exons ATGTCGAGGAACGCGTTGAATTACTGTCTTTTGTGTCGCGGGCTAGTCAAGCGTGATCTAATCATTTGCGAAGCTGCATGTGGGCGTGTCTGTCACGCCCATTGCAGTGGTTtaagccagcagcagctgcagattATCCAAATTTATCCCAATATCGTCTGGCGTTGTGATAGCTGCCTTAAACAAACCCAAAACAATCAACAGCTAAGTGAAAGGCTGGAACAGTGCGTCAAGCAGCATGAGAAACGTTTGCAAATATTAGAACAGAGCTTAGCGAGGC gtGCCAAATTAAATGAGTCCTGCAAGGAGCCTGTGATTTGCCCGTTTCTGTCACATACAATCGGCCGCAAAGCCGTTGTTATAACATCAGCCTTTGCGATTTTAACGTTAGTCTTGATCGTTATACTGGCAACCACCACAAATCTCTTTGGCAAGACGTTAAATAAAA CTACTCTGGAGATGCTTAGTGTTGAGCAATGGGGTGGACGGCAGCCGAGAAAAGCGCTCACAAACCTTACGTTGCCCGTACATCGTGTCATCATATCGCATACCGCCGCCGAGGGTTGTGAGTCCCGG GATGTGTGTGAGGCTCGCGTGCGTGTTGTACAAAACTTCCACATGGACGGATGGAATTGGGATCATATTGGCTACAATTTTCTCGTTGGGGGCGATGGAATGGTCTACGAGGGCCGTGGCTGGGATTCTCAGGGAGCACACACGCTGGGCTATAATAGCGACAGCATTGGCATCTCCTTTATTGGCACTTTCATCAAGATTCACCCGACGGACGAACAGCTTCAGGCGTGTAAGCTGCTACTTGAGGAGGGTGTGCGCCTGAAAAAGCTGGTGCCCGATTACAAGCTCTACGGGCATCGGCAACTGAGCGCCACCGAGAGTCCCGGTGAAATTCTATATAGTATCATACAGACTTGGCCGCAttggacaaaaaaaatacccaCAACATAG